The nucleotide window ATATTCCGCAGCCAGTTCGCTTACCGAAAGCCCGCTCAAGTTCATGAACGTTTCTGGCTTGGCCAGGAGCACCGCTTGTCCAGCGATTTCTGCCCGCGCCGTCAACGCGCGACACTGACGATTCCGTATTTCCACACCCAGATTTGCTGCGATCCGATCGATCGCCAGAAAGCCGAGGTTATGCGGCGTGAACTGATACTCGATTCCAGGATTTCCCAAACCGATAATCAGTTTCACGAAGTCAGCTCTTAGCTTCTAGCCGCTGGCTCCTAGCTAGCAGCTAGAAGCCAGTAGCTCTTATTTCTTATCTTTCTTCTCGGCTTTGCCCTCGGGTTTCCCCTCGGCCTCGGCACCCTCGGCATCCTGCTTGCCCTTCTTGATAACTTCAGGCTCAGCCGGAGTCGCCGCAGCGTCGGCAACTGCTTCCGGAGCCGCCACCACTTCTTCCTTCACGGTCGTGATGTGCGCGACCATGCGATCTTCGTCGGTCAGGAACTTCAGCTTGTCGCCATGCGCCAGATCCTTCACGCGCAAATCGACGCCGAACACAAGGTGGCTGATATCGGCTTCGATCGACTTCGGGATGTCGGCCGGCAAGCATTCCAGTTCGACTTCGCGCAGCAACTGTTCAAGAATGCCGCCGTCGGTCTTCACGCCCACCGCTTCGCCCTTCAGGACGATCGGCACCGTGACTTTCAGCTTCTTGTCCATCGCGATGCGTAAGAGATCGATGTGCAGGAGCTTTCCCTTGATCGGTTCGAACTGCCAGTCCACGATCATCGCTTTCACGCGATCGCTGCCCAGCGCCAGGTCGAAAATCGTGTTGTGTCCGCTTTCTGACTTGAGAATGCGCATCACCTGGCGAGGATCGACCGAAATGACGGCCGTATCTTTTCCGGCGCCGTACACTACCGCCGGGACCTTGCCCGCCACGCGTACTCGGCGCGCCGCATTCTTGTTGCCTGGCTCGCGCTCTTGCGCTTCCAGAATGTTCACATCCGTTGCTGTAGCCATAATTCCGTTCCGTCCTTTAAACAGCCTGCTGATCTGTCTTAGGTGCTAGTCGTTGGTTGTTAGTCGTTCGCGACGTTCCATACTGTTGACAGCGTTGCTGTCCCGCGAACGACGAGCGACCAAACGACGCTCTACCTAGAGAAACAGTTTGCTGACCGAAGTTTCTTCGTGAATGGACTGGATTGCCCGTCCAATCAATCCCGCGATCGTCAGCACCTTGATCTTCGGGACTTGCCTCGCCGCCTCAGTCAGCGGGATGGTATTGGTCACCACCACCTCTGTGATCGGAGAGTTCACAATATTCTGCACCGCCGGCCCGGACAGCACCGGGTGCGAGCAGCACGCATAAACCGAGAGCGCGCCGTTGTTCAGCAAAGCCTGCGCCGTTTTTACCAGCGTCCCGGCCGTGTCAATCAAATCGTCAATCACTAAGCAAGTACGTCCGTGGACATCGCCGATGACGTGCATCACTTCCGCCACGTTCATCTCGACGCGCCGTTTGTCGACGATGGCCAAGGCTGCGTCCATCTTCTTTGCGAAGAAGCGGGCACGCTCCACGCCGCCTGCATCCGGCGATACCACGGTCAGGTTCGGCAGGCTCAACTTCTTGAAGTAGTCCACCAGCACCGGCGAAGCGAATAAGTGGTCGACCGGGATATTAAAAAATCCCTGCAACTGCGCCGTGTGCGGATCGATGACTAACGCTCGGTGCGCGCCCGCGGCGGTCAGCAAATCCGCCACCAGCTTGGACGAAATCGGCACTCGCGGCTTATCTTTTCGGTCCTGCCGCGCATACCCGTAATACGGGATGACCGCGGTGATGCGCCGTGCCGACGCGCGCTTCAGCGCATCCAGCATGAGCAGCACTTCCATCAGGTGCATGTCCACCGGATGGCAGGTCGGCTGCATGACGAAGACGTCAGCGCCGCGGACATTCTCCTGAATCTGCACGTAGGCTTCGCCGTCGGCAAAGCGAGTCACCATCGCTTGTCCGCGCGTCATACCTAGAAAATGGCAGACTTCATCACAGAGCGGCTCATTGGCCGTTCCGCAAAATATCTTGAACTTGTCATCCACCCGGACGCGCTGGGGCTTGCGCTCCGGCTTTTCGTCCGCCATCGGCAGTTTCTCCGTTTTTTCCGCGGTCGTTGTCGCAGTGGCCATATGCAGTTCTCAGTTCCCGGTTCTCAGTTCTCAGTCTCTGGGCTCCAGTTTCTCTCTGAGAACTGAGAACTGGGAACCGAGAACTGTTTTCTGGCTGGGCCGCTAGGATTCGAACCTAGACAAAGTGCTCCAAAGGCACTTGACCTACCATTAGTCGACGGCCCAAAAATCAGTTTCTAGTTGCTGGTTTCTAGTTTTGCAGACCGAGCCCGCAACATGCAATTTCGATTTCACTCGCAACTAAAAACTAGAGACTCTTCCAATACTGCTTGCGCGTCAACGTGGTCGTCGCCACCGCCTGCAGACCCTGCTTTCGCAGGCGACTCACTGCCCGGGTAGCCGCAGCACGATTCTGGAACAACCCATACAGAGTTGACCCTGATCCGGAGAGGGAAGCATACACCGCTCCCGCTCGTTCCAACGCACCTTTCATGTCTCGCAGTTCGGGATATTGCGGAAAGACGACTCGTTCAAAGTCGTTTTCAATCCCGGTACGGACAAGGTCGGGAAGCAGGCTCCCGGCCCGGCTCCTGCCTAACGCAGAAGCACCGGTGTTAGGTGAAACGAGCCACGCCGACATCGCGCGGCCAACCTCAAGTAGTCTATCGGACCCATCCGATGCCGTCAATTGCGTGGGGACAGGTCTCTGACCTGTCCAAGCCGAGCGCAGCTCGGCAGGCTCTCCGTTGCTAACCAGCGCATCCCAATCCGCGAACGCCCGGGGTGTCGAGACGCCAATATCAGGAGTGACGACCACCATCGGCGTAGCCGGAAAATCCGCCAGCGGATACACTTCTTCCCCGCGTCCAACTCCCAGCACGGTCCCGCCCACCAGGAACAGCGGGAGATCCGATCCCACCGCCGCCGCCACGCGCAGCCGTCGCGCTTGCGTCATCCGTTTCTTGAGCGCGCGCTCCATCCCGATCATGGTTGCGACCGCGTTCGACGATCCGGCGCCCAGGCCGCCTTGCACCGGCAGCCGCTTTTCGATTTCGATCTCGACTCGCTTCGA belongs to Acidobacteriota bacterium and includes:
- a CDS encoding 4-(cytidine 5'-diphospho)-2-C-methyl-D-erythritol kinase; the encoded protein is MPVTIRSFAKINLGLYIGPPRADGFHDLRTVYQTIALHDVIRVRIGRGTGIAITCADPRVPCDSSNTCYRMAERVLEELDSSKRVEIEIEKRLPVQGGLGAGSSNAVATMIGMERALKKRMTQARRLRVAAAVGSDLPLFLVGGTVLGVGRGEEVYPLADFPATPMVVVTPDIGVSTPRAFADWDALVSNGEPAELRSAWTGQRPVPTQLTASDGSDRLLEVGRAMSAWLVSPNTGASALGRSRAGSLLPDLVRTGIENDFERVVFPQYPELRDMKGALERAGAVYASLSGSGSTLYGLFQNRAAATRAVSRLRKQGLQAVATTTLTRKQYWKSL
- a CDS encoding 50S ribosomal protein L25; the protein is MATATDVNILEAQEREPGNKNAARRVRVAGKVPAVVYGAGKDTAVISVDPRQVMRILKSESGHNTIFDLALGSDRVKAMIVDWQFEPIKGKLLHIDLLRIAMDKKLKVTVPIVLKGEAVGVKTDGGILEQLLREVELECLPADIPKSIEADISHLVFGVDLRVKDLAHGDKLKFLTDEDRMVAHITTVKEEVVAAPEAVADAAATPAEPEVIKKGKQDAEGAEAEGKPEGKAEKKDKK
- a CDS encoding ribose-phosphate pyrophosphokinase; the encoded protein is MATATTTAEKTEKLPMADEKPERKPQRVRVDDKFKIFCGTANEPLCDEVCHFLGMTRGQAMVTRFADGEAYVQIQENVRGADVFVMQPTCHPVDMHLMEVLLMLDALKRASARRITAVIPYYGYARQDRKDKPRVPISSKLVADLLTAAGAHRALVIDPHTAQLQGFFNIPVDHLFASPVLVDYFKKLSLPNLTVVSPDAGGVERARFFAKKMDAALAIVDKRRVEMNVAEVMHVIGDVHGRTCLVIDDLIDTAGTLVKTAQALLNNGALSVYACCSHPVLSGPAVQNIVNSPITEVVVTNTIPLTEAARQVPKIKVLTIAGLIGRAIQSIHEETSVSKLFL